A genomic segment from Glycine max cultivar Williams 82 chromosome 1, Glycine_max_v4.0, whole genome shotgun sequence encodes:
- the LOC100776452 gene encoding ninja-family protein AFP3: MEDYKKNHPYQQQQQHQHQQEEEKEVVCEKMERYPRDLLQGFSISGVATIRDDNNKINNNNMMQQQHHVLHHHHEQQQQQEQHEEDDEEVELNLGLSLGGRFGVDKNAKKKRLLRSSSVVGTMPLFRQDDAVAPSAAAFPALMRTSSLPTETEEEWRRRKEMQTLRRMEAKRRRSEKQRGSREVFAGAGEEVEAGGTMAMGFNKFGSSAVAVPPPGWGVPAKQVVLGDVLGKGRGFQGLFGQPSSQGSADSQGGSSSSMSEMDSKAFLGSSSCGEAKSPVSNQSMQERSSQDPAGSGGKMNENVTRTSKAEAENPSRKPHPAQKITGRHIGTNSMEDMPCVFTKGDGPNGRRIEGILYKYGKGEEVRIMCVCHGNFLSPAEFVKHAGGGDVAYPLRHIVVNPSAAPF, from the exons ATGGAGGATTATAAGAAGAACCATCCTTATCAGCAACAGCAACAGCATCAGCATCagcaagaagaagagaaagaagtaGTGTGTGAGAAGATGGAGAGGTATCCTAGGGATTTGCTTCAAGGATTTTCCATCAGTGGTGTTGCTACTATTAGGGatgataataacaaaattaacaataataacatgATGCAGCAACAACATCATGTTCTTCATCATCACCATGAGCAGCAGCAACAGCAAGAGCAGCATGAGGAGGACGATGAAGAGGTTGAGTTGAACCTTGGTCTTTCTCTCGGTGGAAGATTTGGGGTGGACAAGAACGCCAAAAAAAAGAGGCTTTTACGCTCTTCTTCTGTGGTGGGGACAATGCCTCTGTTCCGGCAGGACGATGCGGTGGCGCCGTCGGCGGCGGCGTTCCCGGCGCTCATGAGGACGTCGTCGCTGCCCACAGAGACCGAGGAGGAGTGGCGGAGGCGGAAGGAGATGCAGACGCTGCGCCGGATGGAGGCGAAGAGACGCCGCTCGGAGAAGCAGAGGGGTTCCCGGGAGGTCTTCGCCGGCGCCGGCGAGGAGGTGGAGGCAGGGGGGACTATGGCAATGGGATTCAACAAGTTTGGTTCTTCGGCGGTGGCGGTTCCGCCGCCGGGGTGGGGTGTTCCGGCAAAGCAAGTTGTTCTTGGTGATGTGTTGGGGAAGGGAAGGGGGTTTCAAGGATTGTTTGGGCAACCATCTTCTCAGGGTTCGGCTGATTCTCAAGGAGGAAGCTCTTCATCAATGTCTGAAATGGATAGCAAGGCTTTTCTAG GATCAAGTAGCTGTGGTGAAGCAAAAAGCCCTGTTAGTAATCAATCGATGCAAGAACGAAGCAGCCAGGATCCTGCGGGTTCAGGGGGAAAGATGAATGAGAATGTGACTAGAACTTCCAAAGCTGAGGCGGAGAATCCATCTAGGAAACCCCATCCTGCCCAAAAAATAACGGGAAGGCACATTGGGACAAACTCAATGGAAGACATGCCTTGTGTATTTACAAAAGGAGATGGTCctaatggaagaagaattgagGGTATCTTGTACAAATATGGTAAGGGGGAGGAAGTGAGGATCATGTGTGTGTGCCATGGAAACTTCCTCTCTCCAGCTGAGTTTGTTAAGCATGCTGGTGGTGGGGATGTCGCATACCCTCTTAGGCACATCGTTGTGAACCCTTCTGCTGCTCCCTTTTAG
- the LOC121174550 gene encoding secreted RxLR effector protein 161-like, with amino-acid sequence MECNSVIPPTETRIKLQIDGDEKEVDPTLYKQIVSSLRYLCNTRPDIAYCVGLIRRFMEKPKTPHFLAAKRILRYVKRTLDLGILYPYSQKNMEGEVFGYSDSDWCGDKDDRKNTVGYVFKFGTTPISCA; translated from the coding sequence ATGGAGTGCAATTCTGTGATCCCACCAACTGAAACTAGAATCAAGCTGCAAATAGATGGGGATGAGAAAGAAGTTGATCCTACCTTGTACAAGCAAATTGTAAGCTCATTAAGGTACCTATGTAACACCAGACCTGACATTGCCTATTGTGTTGGGTTGATAAGGAGGTTTATGGAGAAACCAAAGACACCTCACTTCCTGGCAGCAAAGAGGATTCTGAGATATGTGAAAAGAACATTGGATCTTGGCATTTTATATCCTTACAGTCAAAAGAATATGGAAGGAGAAGTGTTTGGTTACAGTGATTCAGATTGGTGCGGTGATAAGGATGATAGGAAAAACACTGTTGGGTATGTTTTCAAATTCGGAACAACACCAATCTCTTGTGCTTAA